From the Phreatobacter oligotrophus genome, one window contains:
- the carB gene encoding carbamoyl-phosphate synthase large subunit: protein MPKRTDISSILIIGAGPIVIGQACEFDYSGTQAVKALKEEGYRIVLVNSNPATIMTDPNMADATYIEPITPEIVAKIIEKERHAIPGGFALLPTMGGQTALNTALKLEEMGVLEKFDVEMIGARADAIDKAENRERFRQAMAKIGLQTPKSHVVQSLGAALDVLDDIGLPAIIRPSFTMGGTGGGIAYNKAEFIEIVERGLDASPTTEVLVEESVLGWKEFEMEVVRDRADNAIIVCSIENLDPMGVHTGDSITIAPALTLTDKEYQIMRDASIRVLREIGVETGGSNVQFAVNPADGRLVVIEMNPRVSRSSALASKATGFPIAKVAAKLAVGYTLDEVRNDITGGATPASFEPTIDYVVTKVPRFAFEKFPGADPVLTTSMKSVGEVMAIGRTFQESLQKSMRGLETGLTGLDEIEIEGLGKGDDKNAIRAALGTPTPDRLLKVVQAMRLGISNQEIHAYCRIDPWFLEQIRGIVDVEAEVRAKGLPTTAGAFRRLKSMGFSDARLAVLTGKTEAEVAKARRALDVRPAYKRIDTCAAEFASPTAYMYSTYEAPFAGQLADEAAPSDRQKVVILGGGPNRIGQGIEFDYCCCHACFALSDAGYETIMVNCNPETVSTDYDTSDRLYFESLTAEDVIEILEREKTRGTLKGVIVQFGGQTPLKLARALEEADIPILGTSPDAIDLAEDRDRFKRLLDKLGLKQPKNGIAYSVEQARLIAGELGYPLVVRPSYVLGGRAMQIIREESQLGDYLLGTLPELVPADVKARYPNDKTGQINTVLGKNPLLFDRYLSDAIEVDVDCLADGKTSYVAGIMEHIEEAGIHSGDSACSLPPYSLQPEMLAELERQTKALALALDVGGLMNVQYALKDGEVYVLEVNPRASRTVPFVAKVIGEPIAKIAARVMAGESLDSFGLKPKQLGHMGVKEAVFPFARFPGVDVLLGPEMRSTGEVMGLDRSFATAFAKSQLGAGTIVPTQGTVFVSVRDNDKPRILDSIRLLHELGFKIIATSGNQRYLVEQGIPCGKINKVLEGRPHIVDALKNGEVQLVFNTTEGAQALADSRSLRRAALLQKVPYYTTLAGAVAAAQGIKAYLEGDLEVRSLQSYFGQS from the coding sequence ATGCCGAAACGCACCGACATCTCCTCCATCCTGATTATCGGCGCCGGCCCGATCGTCATCGGCCAGGCCTGCGAGTTCGATTATTCGGGCACCCAGGCCGTGAAGGCGCTGAAGGAGGAGGGGTACCGCATCGTCCTGGTCAATTCGAACCCGGCGACGATCATGACCGACCCCAACATGGCGGATGCGACCTATATCGAGCCGATCACGCCGGAAATCGTCGCCAAGATCATCGAGAAGGAGCGCCACGCCATTCCCGGCGGCTTCGCGCTGCTGCCGACCATGGGCGGCCAGACCGCGCTTAACACGGCGCTGAAGCTCGAGGAGATGGGCGTCCTCGAGAAGTTCGACGTCGAGATGATCGGCGCCCGCGCCGACGCCATCGACAAGGCGGAGAACCGCGAGCGCTTCCGCCAGGCCATGGCCAAGATCGGCCTGCAGACGCCGAAGAGCCATGTCGTCCAGTCGCTGGGCGCCGCCCTCGACGTGCTCGACGACATCGGCTTGCCCGCCATCATCCGTCCGTCCTTCACCATGGGCGGCACCGGCGGCGGCATCGCCTACAACAAGGCCGAGTTCATCGAGATCGTCGAGCGCGGCCTCGACGCCTCGCCGACCACCGAGGTGCTGGTCGAGGAGAGCGTGCTCGGCTGGAAGGAGTTCGAGATGGAGGTGGTCCGCGACCGCGCGGATAACGCCATCATCGTCTGCTCCATCGAGAATCTCGACCCGATGGGCGTCCATACCGGCGATTCCATCACCATCGCGCCGGCGCTGACGCTGACCGACAAGGAATACCAGATCATGCGCGACGCCTCGATCCGCGTCCTGCGCGAGATCGGCGTCGAGACCGGCGGCTCCAACGTCCAGTTCGCGGTGAACCCGGCCGACGGCCGCCTCGTCGTCATCGAGATGAACCCGCGCGTGTCGCGTTCCTCGGCGCTCGCCTCCAAGGCGACCGGCTTCCCCATCGCCAAGGTCGCGGCAAAGCTCGCCGTCGGCTACACGCTGGACGAGGTGCGCAACGACATCACGGGCGGCGCGACGCCGGCCTCCTTCGAGCCGACCATCGACTATGTCGTCACCAAGGTGCCGCGCTTCGCCTTCGAGAAGTTCCCCGGCGCCGACCCGGTCCTCACCACCTCCATGAAGTCGGTGGGCGAGGTCATGGCCATCGGCCGCACCTTCCAGGAGTCGCTGCAGAAGTCGATGCGCGGCCTGGAGACGGGCCTGACCGGCCTCGACGAGATCGAGATCGAGGGCCTCGGCAAGGGCGACGACAAGAACGCCATCCGCGCCGCCCTCGGCACGCCGACCCCCGACCGCCTGCTCAAGGTCGTCCAGGCCATGCGCCTCGGCATCTCCAACCAGGAGATCCACGCCTATTGCCGCATCGACCCATGGTTCCTCGAGCAGATCCGCGGCATCGTCGATGTCGAGGCCGAGGTCCGCGCCAAGGGCCTGCCGACCACCGCCGGCGCCTTCCGCCGCCTGAAGTCCATGGGCTTCTCGGATGCGCGCCTTGCCGTGCTGACGGGCAAGACCGAGGCGGAGGTGGCGAAAGCCCGCCGCGCCCTCGACGTGCGCCCGGCCTACAAGCGCATCGACACCTGCGCCGCCGAGTTCGCCTCGCCCACCGCCTATATGTACTCGACCTACGAGGCCCCGTTTGCGGGTCAACTCGCCGATGAGGCCGCGCCCTCCGACCGGCAGAAGGTCGTCATCCTCGGCGGCGGCCCGAACCGCATCGGCCAGGGCATCGAGTTCGACTATTGCTGCTGCCACGCCTGCTTCGCCCTGTCGGATGCGGGCTACGAGACCATCATGGTCAACTGCAATCCCGAGACGGTGTCGACCGACTACGACACCTCCGACCGGCTCTATTTCGAGAGCCTGACCGCCGAGGACGTCATCGAGATCCTTGAGCGCGAGAAAACCCGCGGCACGCTGAAGGGCGTCATCGTCCAGTTCGGTGGCCAGACCCCGCTGAAGCTCGCCCGGGCGCTGGAAGAGGCGGATATCCCGATCCTCGGCACCTCGCCGGACGCCATCGACCTCGCCGAGGACCGCGACCGCTTCAAGCGCCTCCTCGACAAGCTCGGCCTCAAGCAGCCGAAGAACGGCATCGCCTATTCGGTCGAGCAGGCCCGCCTGATCGCCGGCGAACTCGGCTATCCGCTGGTCGTGCGCCCGTCCTACGTGCTGGGCGGTCGCGCCATGCAGATCATCCGCGAGGAGAGCCAGCTCGGCGACTACCTGCTGGGCACGCTGCCCGAGCTGGTGCCCGCCGACGTCAAGGCGCGCTATCCCAACGACAAGACCGGCCAGATCAACACCGTTCTCGGCAAGAACCCGCTGCTCTTCGACCGCTACCTGTCGGACGCGATCGAGGTCGACGTCGACTGCCTCGCCGATGGCAAGACCAGCTATGTCGCCGGCATCATGGAGCATATCGAGGAGGCCGGCATCCATTCGGGCGACTCGGCCTGCTCGCTGCCGCCCTATTCGCTGCAGCCGGAGATGCTGGCCGAGCTCGAGCGCCAGACCAAGGCGCTGGCGCTCGCCCTCGACGTCGGCGGCCTGATGAACGTCCAGTACGCGCTGAAGGACGGCGAGGTCTATGTGCTCGAGGTCAATCCGCGCGCCTCGCGCACCGTGCCCTTCGTCGCGAAGGTGATCGGCGAGCCGATCGCCAAGATCGCGGCCCGCGTCATGGCCGGCGAGAGCCTCGACTCCTTCGGCCTGAAGCCCAAGCAGCTCGGCCATATGGGCGTGAAGGAAGCCGTCTTCCCCTTCGCCCGCTTCCCCGGCGTCGACGTCCTGCTCGGACCGGAGATGCGCTCCACCGGCGAGGTCATGGGCCTCGACCGCTCCTTCGCCACCGCCTTCGCCAAGAGCCAGCTCGGCGCCGGCACGATCGTGCCGACGCAGGGCACCGTCTTCGTCTCGGTGCGCGACAACGACAAGCCGCGCATCCTCGACTCGATCCGCCTGCTGCACGAGCTCGGCTTCAAGATCATCGCGACCTCGGGCAACCAGCGCTATCTCGTCGAGCAGGGCATCCCCTGCGGCAAGATCAACAAGGTGCTGGAAGGCCGCCCGCACATCGTCGACGCCCTCAAGAACGGCGAGGTGCAGCTGGTCTTCAACACAACCGAGGGGGCCCAGGCTCTGGCCGACAGCCGCTCGCTGCGGCGCGCAGCCCTCTTGCAGAAGGTCCCCTATTACACCACTCTGGCGGGAGCTGTTGCCGCGGCGCAGGGCATCAAGGCCTATCTCGAGGGCGACCTCGAGGTCCGTTCGCTGCAGAGCTATTTCGGCCAATCCTGA